The following are encoded in a window of Solidesulfovibrio magneticus RS-1 genomic DNA:
- a CDS encoding ABC transporter ATP-binding protein, which translates to MTPVLEAVEVAKGYAQGGMFGGGVKKPVLAGVDLSLAAGQRLGLVGRSGCGKSTLGRLLLGLERPDAGLVRYKGRDIRRLSGPDWRLYRRNVQVVFQNFHGAVNPRLTIGETIGEPLANFDRASRGQQLRRAGELLERVGLPGAFVAKRPSQLSGGQLQRACIARAMASSPEVLVLDEAVSSLDMLAQAQVMDLLAALGRESGVSCLFISHDLRVVARLCGEAAVMRDGRIVERATCRGGRFGHDDPGFAELACALLPARPGGGCPDPAKGEAPA; encoded by the coding sequence ATGACCCCGGTATTGGAAGCGGTGGAGGTCGCCAAGGGCTACGCCCAGGGCGGCATGTTCGGCGGAGGCGTGAAAAAGCCGGTGCTTGCCGGCGTGGACCTGTCCCTGGCGGCGGGCCAGCGCCTGGGGTTGGTGGGCCGCAGCGGCTGCGGCAAATCGACCCTGGGCCGGCTGCTGCTTGGGTTGGAGCGCCCCGACGCCGGCCTCGTGCGCTACAAGGGGCGCGACATTCGCCGCCTGTCCGGCCCGGACTGGCGGCTCTACCGGCGAAACGTCCAGGTGGTCTTCCAGAACTTCCACGGCGCGGTCAATCCGCGCCTGACCATCGGCGAGACCATCGGCGAGCCCCTGGCCAACTTCGACCGGGCCAGCCGCGGGCAGCAACTGCGCCGGGCCGGGGAACTCCTGGAACGGGTGGGACTGCCGGGGGCCTTTGTGGCCAAGCGGCCGTCGCAGTTAAGCGGCGGCCAGCTCCAGCGGGCCTGCATCGCCAGGGCCATGGCCTCCTCGCCCGAGGTGCTCGTCCTGGACGAAGCCGTCAGTTCCCTGGACATGCTGGCCCAGGCCCAGGTCATGGACCTGCTGGCCGCCCTTGGCCGCGAGTCCGGCGTGAGCTGTCTTTTCATCTCCCACGACCTGCGGGTGGTGGCGCGGCTTTGCGGCGAGGCGGCGGTCATGCGCGATGGCCGCATCGTGGAGCGGGCTACCTGCCGGGGCGGGCGGTTCGGCCACGACGACCCGGGCTTTGCCGAACTGGCCTGCGCCCTGCTGCCGGCCCGGCCGGGCGGCGGCTGTCCGGACCCGGCCAAGGGCGAGGCGCCGGCCTGA
- a CDS encoding ATP-binding cassette domain-containing protein — MATNPVLAVENLDIVAGRPPHETPLVRGLGLSVAPGEVLALIGESGSGKSMTCLAVMDLLPPGVRQTAGRIRVGGRETVRRGRDAAMVLQNPSSCFDPVMTVRGHFRETVRGLGLGGAPDIRAVAALAEVGFDAPGTLLPLYPFQLSGGMLQRVMLALAMLGDPGLLLADEPTTDLDMPAQAKALDCIDALRRSRGLAVLLVTHDLSVAARLADRVAVMRHGRLLETGSAAAFFEAPQSDYGRTLLTAHYDLHDALAAPSPRAANDQGARP, encoded by the coding sequence ATGGCCACTAATCCCGTCCTCGCCGTCGAAAATCTCGACATTGTTGCCGGCCGCCCGCCCCACGAAACGCCCCTGGTGCGCGGACTTGGTCTGTCCGTGGCCCCGGGCGAGGTGCTGGCCCTTATCGGCGAATCCGGCTCGGGCAAATCCATGACCTGCCTGGCGGTCATGGACCTCTTGCCCCCCGGAGTGCGCCAAACCGCCGGGCGCATCCGCGTGGGCGGCCGGGAAACCGTCCGCCGGGGCCGCGACGCGGCCATGGTGCTGCAAAATCCGTCGAGCTGCTTTGATCCGGTCATGACCGTGCGCGGGCATTTCCGCGAGACCGTGCGCGGCCTGGGCCTTGGCGGCGCGCCGGATATCCGGGCCGTGGCCGCCCTGGCCGAGGTCGGTTTCGACGCCCCCGGGACGCTCTTGCCGCTCTATCCGTTCCAGCTCAGCGGCGGCATGCTCCAGCGGGTCATGCTGGCCCTGGCCATGCTCGGCGATCCGGGCCTGCTTTTGGCCGACGAACCCACCACCGACCTCGACATGCCGGCCCAGGCCAAGGCCCTTGACTGCATCGACGCCCTGCGCCGCTCACGCGGCCTGGCCGTGCTGCTGGTCACCCACGATCTGTCCGTGGCCGCCCGGCTGGCCGACCGGGTGGCCGTCATGCGCCACGGCCGGCTCCTGGAAACCGGGTCGGCCGCGGCCTTTTTCGAGGCCCCCCAAAGCGACTACGGCCGCACCTTGCTTACGGCCCATTACGATCTCCACGACGCCCTGGCGGCCCCGTCGCCGCGCGCCGCAAACGACCAAGGAGCCAGGCCATGA
- the nikC gene encoding nickel ABC transporter permease subunit NikC, with translation MMRALFAKKLTAMALIVAAVLVAMAAFAPFLATANPDHTDIGRKLEPPSLSEPLGTDHLGRSIYSRLVYGARASLGSVAVIIAAILILSFVVGGASGYLGGTADAVIMRLCDVILTFPTFILALFLIGILGTGLTNVIIAIVMTHWAWYARMVRGMVLQLRNREHVLAAKVAGTPALLLGARHILPPVAAQMAVLASLDIGHMMLHVSGLSFLGLGVQPPTPEWGVMIGDARQFLRTAPQLMLFPGLMIFLSVMAANILGDALRDRLDPHLASELDHGH, from the coding sequence ATGATGCGCGCCCTTTTCGCCAAGAAACTCACGGCCATGGCCCTGATCGTGGCCGCCGTCCTCGTCGCCATGGCCGCCTTTGCCCCGTTTCTGGCCACAGCCAATCCCGACCACACCGACATCGGCCGCAAGCTCGAACCGCCAAGCCTGTCCGAACCCCTGGGCACCGACCACCTGGGCCGCTCCATCTATTCGCGGCTGGTCTACGGCGCCCGGGCCTCCCTGGGCTCGGTGGCGGTCATCATCGCCGCCATCCTGATCCTGTCGTTTGTCGTCGGCGGAGCCTCGGGCTATCTCGGCGGCACGGCCGACGCCGTCATCATGCGCCTGTGCGACGTGATCCTGACCTTCCCCACCTTCATCCTGGCCCTGTTTCTCATCGGCATCCTGGGCACGGGGCTGACCAACGTCATCATCGCCATCGTCATGACCCATTGGGCCTGGTACGCCCGCATGGTGCGCGGCATGGTGCTGCAGTTGCGAAACCGCGAGCATGTCCTGGCCGCCAAGGTGGCCGGCACGCCGGCCCTGCTCCTGGGGGCGCGCCACATCCTGCCGCCGGTGGCGGCCCAGATGGCGGTGCTGGCCAGCCTGGACATCGGCCACATGATGCTCCACGTCTCGGGCCTGTCATTCCTGGGCCTGGGGGTGCAGCCGCCGACCCCGGAATGGGGCGTCATGATCGGCGACGCCCGGCAGTTTCTGCGCACCGCTCCCCAACTCATGCTCTTTCCGGGGCTGATGATCTTCCTGTCGGTCATGGCCGCCAACATCCTGGGCGACGCCCTGCGCGACCGCCTCGACCCCCATCTTGCCTCGGAGCTGGACCATGGCCACTAA
- the nikB gene encoding nickel ABC transporter permease subunit NikB, with amino-acid sequence MLSYILRRLAVLPVILLAVSLVIFAILRLAPGDPAMAYLRLSQIPPTTENLALARETLGLDKPLSAQYATWLAKAARLDFGRSYVTGRPVMDEILYYLPATLELAGASLLITLGLSVPMGVAAALRRDTALDHLTRAVAFAGVSIPNFWFGFLLVWLFSVQLGWLPPLGRGGLSHLVMPAVSLALMSLAVNTRLIRASMLETMHHRFILYARARGVGEGTVVWRHMFVNALIPILTATGMHVGELLGGAVVVESVFSWPGVGRYAVSSIYNRDFPVLQCFMLVMTVIFVVCNLAVDIAYAVADPRMRLGGQGGRA; translated from the coding sequence GTGCTGTCCTATATTCTGCGCCGGCTGGCCGTGTTGCCGGTCATTTTGCTGGCCGTGTCCCTGGTCATCTTCGCCATCCTGCGGTTGGCCCCTGGCGACCCGGCCATGGCCTATCTGCGCCTGTCCCAGATTCCCCCCACCACCGAGAACCTGGCCTTGGCCCGGGAAACCCTGGGCCTGGACAAGCCGCTGTCCGCCCAATACGCGACCTGGCTGGCCAAGGCCGCGCGACTGGACTTCGGCCGTTCCTACGTCACCGGACGCCCGGTCATGGATGAAATCCTCTATTATCTGCCGGCCACCTTGGAACTGGCCGGCGCGTCGCTTTTGATCACCCTGGGCCTGTCCGTGCCCATGGGCGTGGCTGCGGCGCTAAGGCGCGACACCGCCCTGGACCACCTGACCCGGGCCGTGGCCTTTGCCGGCGTGTCCATACCCAATTTCTGGTTCGGCTTTTTGCTGGTATGGCTGTTTTCCGTGCAGCTTGGCTGGCTGCCGCCCCTGGGGCGCGGCGGGCTTTCCCATCTCGTCATGCCGGCGGTTTCGCTGGCGCTGATGTCCCTGGCCGTCAACACCCGCCTCATTCGGGCCAGCATGCTCGAAACCATGCACCACCGCTTCATCCTCTACGCCCGGGCGCGCGGGGTCGGCGAGGGCACGGTGGTGTGGCGGCACATGTTCGTCAACGCGCTTATTCCCATCCTCACGGCCACGGGCATGCACGTGGGCGAGCTGCTGGGCGGCGCGGTGGTGGTGGAGAGCGTCTTTTCCTGGCCCGGGGTCGGGCGCTACGCCGTTTCCAGCATCTACAACCGCGATTTCCCGGTGCTGCAGTGCTTCATGCTGGTCATGACCGTCATCTTCGTGGTCTGCAATCTGGCCGTGGACATCGCCTATGCCGTGGCCGACCCGAGGATGCGCCTGGGCGGCCAGGGAGGCCGGGCATGA
- the nikA gene encoding nickel ABC transporter substrate-binding protein — MAIFFRVLALALLLAVPAAPALAGGNELVFSWQSNCGPLNPHLYSPNQMYAQNMLYEPLVRYAEGGKIVPWLAERWDISPDGRTYTFHLRQGVTFSDGTPFDAAAVKANFEAVRKNLARHKWLELVNQLDVLEAPDPATFVMKLKSPYYPALQELSLIRPLRFASPAVFPEDGDTSKGLKKAVGTGPWLLTETKLGEYDLFIRNDKYWGKKPALERVRVKVISDPNARLTAYETGDVDLIYGSGGHASGQIGMDAFKLLAADKANVTGISGPLGTRALCLNSGRGPTRDLAVRQAVAHAVDKAALVKGVFLDVEKPADTLFASDIPYCDLKLPPFALDPAKAEKLLDDAGWKLPKGASVRQKDGQDLEIDLCFIGNDALQKFIAELMQGELAKVGMRIRLVGEESDAFGKRQHDGDFGIIFNDTSGPPYEPHAVVGSMRSPSHADYQAQVGLPMKANIDAKITQALTSTDEDKRAALYKDILTTLHEQAVYLPLTNMTNIVVHRQDVTDPGFMPTKYEIPFEGMTKR; from the coding sequence ATGGCGATTTTCTTCCGCGTCCTGGCCCTGGCCCTGTTGCTCGCCGTCCCGGCCGCCCCGGCCCTGGCCGGCGGGAACGAGCTGGTCTTTTCCTGGCAGTCCAACTGCGGGCCGCTTAATCCCCACCTCTACTCCCCCAACCAGATGTACGCCCAGAACATGCTCTACGAGCCCCTGGTGCGCTACGCCGAAGGCGGCAAGATCGTGCCCTGGCTGGCCGAGCGCTGGGACATCTCCCCTGACGGGCGCACCTACACCTTCCACCTGCGCCAGGGGGTGACCTTCTCCGACGGCACGCCCTTTGACGCGGCCGCGGTCAAGGCCAATTTCGAGGCCGTGCGTAAAAATCTCGCCCGCCACAAATGGCTGGAACTCGTCAACCAGCTCGACGTCCTGGAAGCTCCGGACCCGGCCACCTTCGTCATGAAACTCAAAAGTCCCTATTATCCGGCCCTCCAGGAACTGTCCCTGATCCGCCCCCTGCGCTTTGCCTCGCCGGCCGTCTTCCCCGAGGACGGCGACACGTCCAAGGGCCTCAAGAAGGCCGTGGGCACCGGGCCGTGGCTCCTGACCGAAACCAAACTCGGCGAGTACGACCTGTTTATACGAAACGACAAGTACTGGGGCAAAAAGCCGGCCCTGGAGCGCGTGCGCGTCAAGGTCATCTCCGATCCCAACGCCCGGCTGACCGCCTACGAGACCGGCGACGTGGATCTCATCTACGGTTCCGGCGGCCATGCCTCGGGCCAGATCGGCATGGACGCCTTCAAGCTGCTGGCCGCCGACAAGGCCAACGTCACCGGGATCTCCGGCCCCCTGGGCACACGCGCCCTGTGCCTCAACTCCGGGCGCGGCCCCACCCGCGACCTGGCCGTGCGCCAGGCCGTGGCCCACGCCGTGGACAAGGCGGCCCTGGTCAAGGGCGTGTTCCTGGACGTGGAAAAGCCGGCCGACACGCTTTTCGCCTCGGACATCCCCTACTGCGACCTCAAGCTGCCGCCTTTCGCCCTTGACCCGGCCAAGGCCGAAAAGCTTCTGGACGACGCCGGCTGGAAGCTCCCCAAGGGCGCGTCCGTGCGCCAGAAGGACGGCCAGGACCTGGAAATCGACTTGTGCTTCATCGGCAACGACGCCCTGCAAAAGTTCATCGCCGAACTCATGCAGGGGGAGCTGGCCAAGGTCGGCATGCGCATCCGTCTGGTCGGCGAGGAAAGCGACGCCTTTGGCAAGCGCCAGCACGACGGCGACTTCGGCATCATCTTCAACGACACCTCAGGCCCCCCCTACGAGCCCCACGCCGTGGTCGGCTCCATGCGTTCCCCCTCCCACGCCGACTACCAGGCCCAGGTCGGGCTGCCCATGAAGGCCAACATCGACGCCAAGATCACCCAGGCACTGACCTCCACCGACGAGGATAAACGCGCCGCCCTGTACAAGGACATTCTGACCACCCTGCATGAGCAGGCCGTCTACCTGCCCCTGACCAACATGACCAACATCGTGGTCCATCGCCAGGACGTCACGGACCCCGGTTTCATGCCGACCAAGTACGAGATTCCCTTCGAGGGCATGACCAAACGCTAA
- the purU gene encoding formyltetrahydrofolate deformylase, translating to MSATARLRITCPDRPGIVSAVTTFLYTHGANIIDLDQHSTDPEGGTFFMRLEFYTPYIDVSRAALEAAFGEVVGNRFDMDWRLSYSDVPKRVAVLVSRHDHCLMELLWRYARKELPCDIAMVIGNHEDPREAVEGFGVPYHCVPVGDGGMPEAEARMAELLGTGVDLLVLARYMRVVSGDFLRPYDNRVINIHHSFLPAFVGADPYRQAHEKGVKLIGATAHYVTAELDAGPIIEQDTARVTHRHSVADLKAMGSELERTVLARAVTWHLEDRVIVFGNKTVVFR from the coding sequence ATGTCCGCCACCGCCCGACTGCGCATCACCTGCCCCGACCGGCCCGGCATCGTCTCCGCCGTGACCACGTTTCTGTACACCCACGGGGCCAACATCATCGACCTCGACCAGCACTCCACCGATCCCGAGGGCGGCACGTTTTTCATGCGCCTGGAATTCTACACGCCCTACATCGACGTGTCCCGGGCCGCCCTGGAGGCCGCCTTTGGCGAAGTGGTGGGCAACCGCTTCGACATGGACTGGCGGTTGTCCTACTCCGACGTGCCCAAACGCGTGGCCGTGCTGGTCTCGCGCCACGACCACTGCCTGATGGAGCTGTTGTGGCGCTATGCCCGCAAGGAGCTGCCCTGCGACATCGCCATGGTCATCGGCAACCACGAGGACCCGCGCGAGGCCGTGGAAGGCTTCGGCGTGCCCTACCACTGCGTGCCGGTGGGCGACGGCGGCATGCCCGAGGCCGAGGCCCGCATGGCCGAACTGCTCGGGACCGGCGTGGACTTGCTGGTCCTGGCCCGCTACATGCGGGTGGTCTCGGGGGATTTCCTGCGGCCCTACGACAACCGGGTCATCAACATCCACCACTCCTTTCTGCCGGCCTTTGTCGGGGCCGACCCCTACCGCCAGGCCCACGAAAAGGGCGTGAAGCTCATCGGGGCCACGGCCCACTACGTCACGGCCGAACTCGACGCCGGCCCCATCATCGAGCAGGACACCGCTCGTGTGACCCATCGCCACAGCGTGGCCGATCTCAAAGCCATGGGCAGCGAGCTGGAACGCACGGTGCTGGCCCGGGCCGTGACCTGGCACCTGGAAGACCGGGTGATCGTTTTCGGCAACAAGACCGTGGTCTTCCGCTAG
- a CDS encoding ABC transporter substrate-binding protein — MKRSWLIALFCVLGLASPVRAADTVKLGFNIPLTGDIPDVGESSKNAAEMLKKKINDAGGLKVGDKTYKVEFIYEDNESKAESALSATRKLITQDGVIGMVGPQSSKQAVPAAEAANELKTPMMAPWSTNPNTTKNRPFVFRGCFLDTFQGPTAAKFASEEFKAKKAAVLYDIASDYPKGLAEDFKAAFEKINGPGSVVAFETFTTKDVDFSAQLTNIAKSGAEVLFVPQYYNEVPLIVQQAKSLGFNKPVLGSDSWGSGDLMGLCGDNCKGFFFVTHYAAAGAQGKTKEFIDEYTKLYKKTPDDVAALTWDSANLMLAALQAAGPMSGDLAKDREALMKAMAGIKKFEGITGNMSYPATGDHDPIKCAVVVKIDDAGKFAFYKSVCP, encoded by the coding sequence ATGAAAAGGTCCTGGCTGATTGCCCTTTTTTGCGTTCTGGGCCTGGCTTCGCCGGTCCGGGCTGCCGACACCGTCAAACTGGGTTTCAACATCCCGCTGACCGGCGACATCCCTGACGTCGGCGAATCGTCCAAGAACGCGGCCGAGATGCTCAAGAAGAAGATCAACGACGCCGGCGGCCTGAAAGTGGGCGACAAAACCTACAAAGTCGAATTCATCTACGAAGACAACGAGTCCAAGGCCGAATCCGCCCTGTCCGCCACGCGCAAGCTCATCACCCAGGACGGCGTCATCGGCATGGTCGGCCCCCAGTCCAGCAAGCAGGCCGTGCCCGCCGCCGAAGCCGCCAATGAGCTGAAGACCCCGATGATGGCCCCCTGGTCCACCAACCCCAACACCACCAAGAACCGCCCCTTCGTTTTCCGCGGCTGCTTCCTGGACACCTTCCAGGGCCCCACCGCCGCCAAGTTCGCCAGCGAAGAGTTCAAGGCCAAAAAGGCCGCGGTGCTCTACGACATCGCCTCCGACTACCCCAAGGGCCTGGCCGAGGACTTCAAGGCCGCCTTTGAAAAGATCAACGGCCCCGGCTCGGTTGTCGCCTTCGAGACCTTCACCACCAAGGACGTGGACTTCTCGGCCCAGCTGACCAACATCGCCAAGTCCGGCGCGGAAGTGCTTTTTGTGCCCCAGTACTACAACGAAGTGCCGCTTATCGTGCAGCAGGCCAAGTCCCTGGGCTTCAACAAGCCCGTGCTCGGCTCCGATTCCTGGGGTTCGGGCGACCTGATGGGCCTTTGCGGCGACAACTGCAAGGGCTTTTTCTTCGTCACCCACTACGCCGCCGCCGGCGCCCAGGGCAAGACCAAGGAATTCATCGACGAGTACACCAAGCTCTACAAGAAGACCCCCGACGACGTCGCCGCCCTGACCTGGGACAGCGCCAACCTGATGCTCGCCGCCCTGCAGGCCGCCGGCCCCATGTCCGGCGATCTGGCCAAGGACCGCGAGGCCCTCATGAAGGCCATGGCCGGCATCAAGAAGTTTGAAGGCATCACCGGCAACATGTCCTATCCCGCCACCGGCGACCACGACCCCATCAAGTGCGCCGTGGTGGTCAAGATCGACGACGCTGGCAAGTTCGCCTTCTACAAGTCCGTCTGCCCGTAG
- a CDS encoding branched-chain amino acid ABC transporter permease: MLQSFLQNILNALQWGSFYSLIALGYCLVYGVLLLINFAHGDIFMVGAYIAFYCCMFLLGKFGVFAGLPGWMVLAVAVPLTMVLTAVVGVTLERIAYRPLRRKGVNRLYVVITALMCGLILENGNLALLGASRKSFPTLVPVKVFEVFGVTVTNIKLMVIGVAILSFLLLHFIVTRTKIGMAMRAISYDRFAVPLMGIPADTVIVFTFVLGSGFAGLAGLFFAMTYPVIDPYMGALIGWKAFIAAVVGGIGSIAGAFAGGFLLGFVEIMVVAFFPSTYRDLIAFSILLLILSIRPTGLFGVARRTKI; the protein is encoded by the coding sequence TTGCTCCAGAGCTTCCTGCAAAACATTCTAAACGCCTTGCAGTGGGGGAGCTTTTATTCCCTTATTGCCCTGGGCTACTGCCTGGTCTACGGCGTTTTGTTGCTGATCAACTTCGCCCATGGCGACATTTTCATGGTCGGGGCCTACATCGCCTTTTACTGCTGCATGTTCCTGCTCGGCAAGTTCGGCGTCTTCGCCGGCCTGCCCGGCTGGATGGTGCTGGCCGTGGCCGTCCCCCTGACCATGGTCCTCACCGCCGTGGTCGGCGTCACCCTGGAGCGCATCGCCTACCGGCCGCTGCGGCGCAAGGGCGTCAACCGCCTCTACGTCGTCATCACGGCGCTGATGTGCGGACTCATCCTGGAAAACGGCAACCTCGCCCTGCTCGGAGCCAGCCGCAAAAGCTTTCCCACACTGGTGCCCGTCAAGGTCTTCGAGGTTTTCGGCGTCACGGTCACCAACATTAAGCTCATGGTCATCGGCGTGGCCATCCTGTCCTTTTTGTTGCTGCACTTCATCGTGACGCGCACCAAGATCGGCATGGCCATGCGGGCCATCTCCTATGACCGGTTCGCCGTGCCGCTCATGGGCATCCCGGCCGACACGGTCATCGTCTTCACCTTCGTGCTCGGCTCCGGCTTCGCCGGTCTGGCCGGGCTCTTTTTCGCCATGACCTACCCGGTCATCGACCCCTATATGGGGGCGCTCATTGGCTGGAAGGCCTTCATCGCGGCCGTGGTCGGCGGCATCGGCTCCATTGCCGGGGCCTTTGCCGGCGGGTTTTTGCTGGGGTTCGTCGAAATCATGGTGGTGGCGTTTTTCCCCTCCACCTACCGCGACCTGATTGCCTTCTCGATTTTGCTCCTCATCCTGTCCATCCGGCCCACCGGCCTCTTCGGCGTGGCCCGGCGGACCAAAATTTAA
- a CDS encoding branched-chain amino acid ABC transporter permease codes for MQRLTVPALLACLFGVLLWAAGTGALNVYWQSVLMFMGVNIILATSLNIINGNMGEFSCGHAGFMAVGAYVSSLLSVALFTKSQVFGEPLIGPSAAVWLFPLVLIAGALAASLVGLLVAIPSFKTRGDYLAIITIAAAYIVKSTIENIGAIGGARGFMGMSAVMSAMNETINLPWIMIWVFIGTVFSVWLIRRFIYSTFGKGVDAICQDEIAAEIMSVNTDRVKLVAFMVSCGLAGLAGGLFAHILGYVNPGTFTILKSTEIMVMVYLGGMGSLSGSVLAAILMTLLIEYLRDAFGFLNTFLHYISVIPDSYEVTQVWKWVVIPLLLVLLMQFRPEGIMGRRELADVFPGLRKFYKFKG; via the coding sequence ATGCAGCGCCTGACCGTGCCCGCCTTGCTGGCCTGTCTGTTCGGGGTTCTGCTCTGGGCCGCCGGCACCGGAGCCCTCAACGTCTACTGGCAGTCCGTGCTCATGTTCATGGGCGTCAACATCATCCTGGCCACGAGCCTCAACATCATCAACGGCAACATGGGCGAGTTCTCCTGCGGCCATGCCGGCTTCATGGCTGTCGGGGCCTACGTGTCCTCGCTTCTCTCCGTGGCGCTTTTCACCAAGAGCCAGGTTTTCGGCGAACCGCTCATCGGCCCGTCGGCGGCCGTGTGGCTTTTCCCGCTGGTGCTGATCGCCGGAGCCCTGGCCGCCTCCCTGGTGGGGCTTCTGGTCGCCATCCCCTCGTTTAAAACCCGGGGCGATTACTTGGCCATCATCACCATCGCCGCCGCCTACATCGTCAAGTCCACCATCGAGAACATCGGGGCCATCGGCGGCGCGCGCGGCTTCATGGGCATGAGCGCGGTCATGAGCGCCATGAACGAGACCATAAACCTGCCCTGGATCATGATCTGGGTGTTTATCGGCACGGTCTTTTCCGTGTGGCTCATCCGGCGGTTTATCTACTCGACCTTCGGCAAGGGCGTGGACGCCATCTGCCAGGACGAGATCGCGGCCGAGATCATGAGCGTCAACACCGACCGGGTCAAACTCGTGGCCTTCATGGTCTCCTGCGGCCTGGCCGGCCTGGCCGGCGGGCTTTTCGCCCACATCCTGGGCTACGTGAACCCGGGCACGTTCACCATCCTCAAATCCACCGAGATCATGGTCATGGTCTATCTCGGCGGCATGGGCTCCTTGTCCGGCTCTGTGCTGGCCGCCATCCTCATGACGCTTTTGATCGAATACCTGCGCGACGCGTTCGGCTTCCTCAACACCTTTTTGCACTACATCTCGGTCATCCCGGATTCCTATGAGGTGACCCAGGTCTGGAAGTGGGTGGTCATTCCGCTGCTGCTGGTCCTTCTCATGCAGTTTCGCCCCGAGGGCATCATGGGGCGTCGCGAGCTGGCCGACGTGTTTCCCGGGCTTCGCAAATTCTACAAGTTCAAGGGGTAG
- a CDS encoding ABC transporter ATP-binding protein, whose protein sequence is MALLDVKEMTQYFGGLCAVSEFTVALEQGQMAALIGPNGAGKTTVFNLVSGFYKPTRGEIIFDGQSIKGLKPHQVTSRGIARTFQNIRLWFEMTVLDNIRIAQHHALGYGLFDCFLRTPRYMQRERDIEDHAMEVLSRLGLAEVAHELPKNLPYGVQRLVEIARALSIKPKLLMLDEPAAGLNSADVEGLIKLIGDIHRDYGIAIWMIEHQMDVVMSLCSWIKVIDFGATIAEGTPEGIQNNPDVIKAYLGDDTI, encoded by the coding sequence GTGGCGCTTCTCGACGTAAAGGAAATGACCCAGTACTTCGGCGGGCTGTGCGCCGTGTCGGAGTTCACGGTGGCCCTGGAGCAGGGCCAGATGGCGGCGCTTATCGGCCCCAACGGCGCGGGCAAGACCACGGTCTTTAACCTCGTCAGCGGCTTTTACAAGCCCACGCGTGGCGAGATCATCTTCGACGGCCAGTCCATCAAGGGCTTGAAGCCCCATCAGGTGACCTCGCGCGGCATTGCCCGGACCTTCCAGAACATCCGCCTGTGGTTCGAGATGACCGTGCTCGACAACATCCGTATCGCCCAGCACCACGCCCTGGGCTACGGGCTTTTCGACTGCTTCCTGCGCACCCCGCGCTACATGCAGCGCGAGCGCGACATCGAGGACCACGCCATGGAGGTGCTCTCCCGCCTGGGTCTGGCCGAGGTGGCGCATGAGCTGCCCAAGAACCTGCCCTACGGCGTGCAGCGGCTGGTGGAGATCGCCCGGGCCCTGTCCATCAAGCCCAAGCTCCTCATGCTCGACGAGCCGGCCGCCGGCCTCAACTCGGCCGACGTCGAGGGGCTGATAAAGCTCATCGGCGACATCCATAGGGACTACGGCATCGCCATCTGGATGATCGAACACCAGATGGACGTGGTCATGTCCCTGTGTTCCTGGATCAAGGTCATCGATTTCGGGGCCACCATCGCCGAGGGCACGCCCGAAGGCATCCAGAACAACCCCGACGTCATCAAAGCCTACCTGGGAGACGATACAATCTGA